tacttttGATATGTAAACTTTTGCTACTTTTAAGTAAGcttatatatgcatatattttaacttgtaaaaaagcatttttttaatcGCTGTGTTGCTGCTTTTACCTAAAATGTCTCCCTCATGTGCTCAGATTGGAGCGTCTCTCTTTGCCAGTTCAGAAGGCTCAGGTCTGTTTATTGGTTTGGCCGGTACCGGAGCTGCAGGGGGCATCGCCGTCACTGGTTTTGAATGGAACGTgagtagacaaacacacacacacacacacacgcacacgcacatctgCCCATTCAGCAAAACATCTAGTGATGCTGCTCTATCTGTTAATAGTAAACACGTTATGGAATGAAGCAGGCCTGCCAATCCAATTCAATTTCTTCTGAACTTTAAAGCATTACCGTAATGTGGCTGATTAAATAACATTCTGTAACAAAAAACTACATACAGCTGCAATGACTAATTTCTCCTTTGCAGCCCACAAAAAAGAAGTTGACATAAGCATTTGTAAAAGCCCTTTTACCTAATAACCTCTTTCCTGTCTGTCCGTACCAATGGGTATTTATTCTGCATGGTGCTTTGGGTTTTAACTTCCTTCAATAGGCTGCAGAGGGCGGCAGCAGAAGGTTTTTAATGCTCCACAACTTTATTAAGTATAGAATATGACGCACAAGTCAGGCAACTTTGCAAAGGCTTGCACATGAAGAGCTACAGAGATCAAAGTTGATCGATGAATGGTCGCCTGCCTGCACAATCTGGTCAAAGCATCTtctgtcctctgtctgtcttctTCTCAGGCCACCTATGTGCTGCTGGCTCTGGCCTGGGTATTTGTGCCTGTCTACATCTCCTCGGGGGttagtttacacacacacacgctgatgtTAACAGATCTATGTCTACTTGTTCAGGCTTGTCCAGCAGGTACATCTGGGTGCCAAGACACATCATTACTCCACCTTGAAAATTCCCCAAAAGGGTGTtccaccacaccacacacactgtttgacaAAGAGCGTGAATTACCTCATGCTGGTACTTCACGTCCAGAGTTACTATCTGCTAATTGGCAGATTGTGTGTAGCTGCGGTGTGTTGAAAgagttgaaatgtgtgtgtgttcagatcgTGACAATGCCAGAGTACCTGGGCCGTCGATTCGGAGGAGAGAGGATCAGGACCTACCTggctgtcctctcactgctgcTGTCCGTCTTCACAAAGATATCAGTACGACAAAGTCGCGCACACTACttggtttttgtttgcttttcccAAAATGTAACTTCACCTGCTGTGAGAATGACTCTCTGTTGTGTTTCCGTCTGCAGACTGACCTGTACTCTGGAGCCTTGTTTGTCCAGGTGTGTCTGGGATGGAACCTCTACCTGTCCACTGTCCTCATGCTGGTGGTCACTGCGCTCTACACCATAGCAGgtccaaccacacacacacacacacacacacactcacgcaatTTCATCTGGTAAAACCGTTACGTTGGGGAAAAGATTCCCTACAACACACGCTGGCTTCCTCGCAGGTGGCCTCGCCGCTGTCATCTACACCGACACCCTGCAGACATTCATCATGATCATTGGGGCGATCATCCTCACGATCACTGGTATGTACAGTTACCCTGATTCCTTAAAGACGGGCAGTTTTTCTGAGGAAGGTGTAGCTGGAGTCCTGTGTTTCCCGACCCTCTGCCCACAGCCTTCAACAAGATCGGCGGCTACGGCAACCTGGAGCGCGTGTACAGCATGGCGATTCCGAGTAAGATCATCCCCAACAGCACCTGCCACCTGCCGCGCGAGGACGCCATGCACCTGTTCAGAGACGCCGTCACCGGGGACCTGCCCTGGCCCGGCATGACGCTGGGGCTCACCATACTGGCCACCTGGTACTGGTGCACTGACCAGGTACATTTACACTAACAACAAGCAGGAAAACACCACCGCAGCAGCGTCTTATGCTGCAGGTCCTCTGATGCGCACCAAAGGTTTCCCTTGGCTGAGGTTTCTCAAAATAAGTTGAgtgattttaaacattttcacgACGCACAGGTGTTACTACTGCCTTGCCTGACTGAATTTACTTGAATTCAGAGTTCAGTTTGAAATTTGAAAGTTGGCCGGATGAACTGTGTCCACTCAGCCACAGTAAATGGGGAAGGTCAAAGTTCCTTTCAGTATGACAAACGTTCCCAAAACATTTGGATGTTAACGGATAACTTTTAATTTACCTGAACTGATTGAGGAAACAACAGAGCCGAGTCAGCAACAAGAGCTCTTTTTATTTACGGCATACAGGTTTTGTCCAACATCACTGTTTGAAAATTGCATACATACCAGTTATCAACACAGTAGCCCTACCCGAACACCACTAGTAACCAATCCCAGTGACTCTAATATCGGTGGACATCGTCGTCAATGCATGTCGCATCTGTACAGGTTGGATAtgtgaaaaataatatttacagtaaacacttctgaaacagaaaagtaGTTGaggtaattaaaacattttcttttttaatctggGTGGGCAAACTACAAAATATGTCATGATCGATCCGCGCTTAAATGACAAAACTCTCGACCCATATTAAATCAAACTGCCTCCTCTTTTCGACGTTGTCAAAATATCCTTATTAAATAGTAGTTGTATGTGGCAACATATGCCAGAGACGGAGGAGATTCCACACTGAAGAGTCGCCACTCCTTCAGGAGGATCAATAACCATCCTCGTGTGTAGTCACAACAGTTCTACCTGTCAGCCTTGTTACTTTCAAACGCTGTCTTCTGCGATGAGCCCCCTCGCGCCCTCAAGTGTCTCAAATTGCTCAGTTTTGAAAGAGATACTCCTAGCAACCCTGACGGCTCGCCTACCGGCTGTGCCGAGGCGCTATCCGTCTTCCTGTAACCCGGGCTGTGTCGCCGCGGCGACCGGCTGGATCGCATCTCTGTACGCTGCTGGCCGTGGTCGCGCTGGATGCCCTGACCCTGCCAGTACCGATGTCCTCCGATCACCTGGACATCCGGTCGGTTGGGGCGATAAAAACGTCCCGGTTTGGCGATGATGACTTTAGGTCCTCGACCTGGCGATTTGGAGGTGTGGAACAACTAGACggagaagagaagcagagagtgATGAGGAGCCCAGGAGGTGTTGCTGGAAATCCTCCATGAAGTACCTCAGGGCTCAATCCTCTGCCCGTTACTTTTTGATCAAATTTTAATGCCTTCAATGCTTAGATCGACTTCTCGCCTGCTTCCTATGATGCCATGAGACTGAGCTTCCTTTTCAGTTAGCAATCAAAAATAAAGCCATTCTAGATCATTGTTTTTGCCCAAAACTGTTTAAGCTTCAAATAGATCACAATACAGATTATTCATAAAATCCTGTTTAGCGCCTTCACAGTGTTTTAAACTGGATTTTTAATATTGTGAGGATTTTTACTGCACCTAAGAACCCTTAATACTGACGATAATCACGCTcctaaaacacattattttaaaacTGCAATTGTTTTCATTGAGTGCGCTAACTGTGCTTGTTATTTTAATTGGAAATGTTGAATTGCATTGTATTTGAATCTATGTATATTTCATCAAactattcatttcttttttacctcTTTTGAGAGGTTAGTgctattattgttgttatacgTATGTGTCGCTCTGTGTGTAGGTGATTGTACAACGTTCCCTGTCTGCTAAGAACATTAGTCATGTGAAAGGAGCATCGATCCTGGCTGCTTATCTGAAGATGCTgcccttcatcttcatcatcctccCTGGCATGATCAGCCGAGCTCTCTATCCAGGTGCGTGCAAACACATGTGGGCTGACAATTTGACATTTGAACACAAGGAATGCCGTTAACCGTGAGCAGGTAGTGGCTTGCTTTTGAACTGTTTCTGAAACGCACCCTCTCTAGTGGGATTCATTTAAACGTTCGTAAGAAACATCATTCCTAGGAACCTCTGCCATGTTAGTGATGACTCACTTTCACTTTTCAGTTCCTGATAAAAATGGTTTagtcttcaaaataaaagagaacGGTGAACAATTCAAGACCCGGGTTTGGGATCAACAGtctaaaaaaggaaatcaaaataTTTACATAGTACGTtatcaaaatgcaaaaactgCATTCGACAACCTGGATTTAGTggtatttttaaatgacataaaaatGGTGATTTATGGCCATGAATTATCTTTCCACTGAATAAGTGAGTTATATATTGTGCTATATGGGGAAGTTTTTATCATTGTATACTATAATACCTGCCCAATGTGCCTACGAGGGGACCGGTGTCCTTGTTGGCGGAGCTGCTGTGATTGGCGGATGAGGGCACTGCCCTCCTCTGACTGGCTGGTCTGCCGCAGATCCAGCATGCTCTGGGAGAGGCGGGCCATCACGTTGACCCCGTCACCGAGGCGATGCCCGCGCCCGGACCCCGTGGTCGCCCCGTTGACCATCGGGTCGCTCAGCTCCGACTGGGTACATTCATAGAACTCCTCCTCCGAGGCCGTGGAGTTGCTTGAAGGAGCCTCGTTGGCCGCCCGGTCGCACATGACCTTTACGCTGTCCAGGCTGCCCTCGCCCGTGCTGCCAGAGTCCCTGCCGTCGTCCTTCGGCGCCATCCGGCCCCGGGCGGGCGCCGGCTCCTCGTGGGCCCCCTTTTCGGCGAAACCCTCCGAACCATCCAACTGGTCCATTTTCATCAAGGAGACCTGTGGTTGGTCCGGCTGCtctgagggggcggggtgtaTGACTAACTGCAGCGTGCGGCGTTTAGGAATAGGAGGCGCTACGGGCTCAGTCGCTGGAGTTTGCTGATCATCGTTTGTAGGCTTTGCATCAGGAGGGACTTGGGGCGGTGATGGTGCGGTCGGTGTGCGTGTGACCGGTGTTGAAGGCGCGCTGGGCTGCCGGGGGGGCTCACTGGAACCTGTTGCATCAGTTTGATCTTCATTCGGAGCGGTGTGCGTTTTCTCCTTGGGTTGTTTGCCTGTGGGACTCACAGCAGCAGAGGCGTCTGCACTCGTGTCGCCGGGGGGATCTTCTGCTCCTCCGGCAGCCTTTGCATCTCCAGATGAAGACGGTTCCTCAGTCTTGGCTGGTAGAAAAAGTGGTGCACTGAAGCGTATTGCCTGGCTGGTCTCAAACCGCTCCGACCTCTGTAAGTGAACCTGATTGGCTCGCTTTTCATCCCTAATGTTGATGAAGCCAATCACGTCGCTTGGCGGGTCCGGCTCCGGCCAAGTGGGCAGGTAAGGGATCAGGTACACTTTCTCCAGGTGGGCTAATCCCGGATGTAAAGGTTGCTCCTCAACGACATGTCTGAGGCGTTTTTTCATAACCTTAAGCCCATTGGGATTCTGCGAGTTCCTGTTGCTGGAGTTTTGGTCGGAAGAGGTGGGACTTGTGTAGTTTCCCGTGGCAACAAGGGCGTATTTTGGATTGACGAGCTTCCTAGCAACAGCGGCTGACACCGGAGCAGGAGCCGAGTAGAGGACCAGTTCGGGGGTCGGCTCATCGACCATGGGGACCTTGTTCAGAGACACGCCTCTGGACACGAGGTAAAGGTTACAGAACTCCAGGTCGAATGTCTCCACCGCCTGTCCCGTGATCACGGTGATGAGGTTCCGGTCCAAACGAGATGAGGACCAAGTGAAGCTGGAGGAACAAAGACATGGAAACATTCACAGCGATTCACAGCGGTGACTCCATTATTTACGGGATTATCTGACTAAATTTGTCCTGGTTCCTGTTTTTAGCAGCTACATTCTTTCTTTTTGGTCACAACTTGTGCAGTCAAAACTAGTTTTATCGTCACACCAAATATTTGTACCCCAAGGTCACGTATAGTGTTATGCTCTGTGCATGATCTCTTCACGCCTCTCTGTCTAATCTTTAAGGTTACGAGAGCACAGAGTAAATgtagacaaagaagacaaaccAACGGTTTGCGTATTGTTGTacaaaatgctgctgctgcataccaCAACAATGCCATAGTTGCAACATGCCCAAGGAAAAGACATTGGGTAACCCAAACTGGAGTTGAGTTATTCTCATGTGATTATAACATAAGTTTAATTcatttacaaatgtttttgtttttaaggacATTGGGCAATATTGGTGAAAAACGTGGCTTTAAGCCAATTTGATCTCAGTGTTCCAGACGTTATGAAACTATGCGGCCAGCAGTTGCTTATTTACGCTTCCAGCAGACGTGGATCAACACGCGCATTAAATCAATGCTGTGTTTTTGACTCCCCGGCAAGCATTCCtttggatgctaaatgtttctCTGCAGTTTAATGCAAAGTTtaacttttaatatttttaagataaaaactggaggaaaaaaaaaaagtcagtaaaGTTGCGAGCCAcgaaaaatgaaaacagtgagctgaaagatgCACAAATGCTCCTTAAAGCTGTGTGgggtttgtctctttgtgcaCGGCCCTTTCACATATCAGTCATACACATACATGTCAATACAAGAGTAAGGATTAGGGACACAAACTGCTGACCTGTAGGAGCCGGAGATGGCTCTGTCTCCGTCTATCAGGAGGAACTTCTGGCTCAGTGATCCACGCACCTTCTGTGCCGTCCGTGTGAAGAACTCCACGCCGCCACAGCTGCGAACGCGCAGATTCTAGacaaccacaaaaacacacacgcaggattAATGGAGAAGTGGGGAGACGGCTCTTGGATTTACATTTGATGGGAGGAAGAATATtggtgaagaaaaaaagggaaatgaaggTGACCTACAAgaccaggaaaaaaaacaggaaatagtTCTTCTCCATTAATGGCGCCATTGAGTTGTGTTGGCTGACTCTGCAGCTTGGAGCATGGACCGCATGCATGTGCATGCTTGTGTGACACACCCTGCAGTGTTGGTCTTTGGCCAAGTGATAAGGGTGTGGTTGCTAGCTGAGCGTTACCTCCTACATAAATGTTTCGTGTGAAATCCCACAAGGGACGGGAGGCACAAGAGTCGTATAAGGTCGTAACAACAGCGGAGGAGGCAGACGAGAAAAGATGTTAAGCGAGAGGCGAGGCCTGGCGGGGTGACGGAAGAACGAGATATGAAACAGAAACGTTTAAAAACATTAAGTGTGTTCTGTCCCTGCACAGACAGATGGATCCCACAGGAGAAAGTATTCAGCCAAACATCCGGCTGCTGCATGATCTTCTCTGCCTGCAGGCAAAAACCTGTTTATCAAGCGAGTTCCCGTCTttcatgtattcattttgtattgaaatttacttatttttggaaATAGATGATCTTAATCACAAACTAATGagacatattttatttgaaacGTTGGAACTGCAGCTTTTTGCGGGtaagttttctattattatatgCTTATCCGGAGCAGCCATCTGTCCAAAGAGCTCATCAGCAGGTTTAtcaaaacatctgtgtgtgtgtgtgtgtgtgtgtgtgtgtgtgtgtgtgtgtgtgtgtgtgtgtgtgcgtgtgtgtgcatgcataccTTTAGGTGTCCACTGTGCATATCAGCTCTGCCACACATGGAAAGAAAGCAGGGGACCGAAGCCACGTCAATGATAATGTACACAGGAACTTTGCGTTTGTAGGACGCATCCAGCAGGTCTCGAAAGATATCCACGTCTGTAAATACATCCATCACCACGGCaatcacctacacacacacacacacacacacaaaatagagGGAGGAAACCACACAAGGCGTTAGTCTTTCCTGGTCGGTGAAGGCGGGTTTGATTTAACAATATTACCCCCTATTAAATGCACAAAGGAAGCTGTGCACTTATGAGAACAGCCTCTTAAAAGTGAATCAAAAACCCCTGAAAGACAAAGAATAGGTGCGACACGGACGTCCCAAAAGCAGCCTGCTAGACACAAACAGCGCTGTGCAGACTGGCGATAGAGTGTCAAGTGTCTGGACAGTGTGCGTTATGTGGGTTTAACAATACGACCCTAGTGCGAGCATGGCACGCTTGTCCCAGTACGACGTTTAAAACTGCAGAAATCTAGAAAACGGCTAGTTTGTAAAGCTTTACCttaaaatgtataatacatttgcTTTTGTACAACGAATCTCAGAGGAAGCTATAAAAACTACAACGTAGAGAAGATAGTAGGTACTAAAAAGCAGAATTATTTAAATACGACACAAACAAGCTGCACAATGGGAGCAGTTTGTTAGGAGAGTTAAATTCAACAGCAGctttggcaaaaaaaagtgttgtgtgtgcagagaaaaaAGTTAACAAATAATGAACCAATTCATTAGAAGTCTTTTTTGCCCTGAGGGACACATGACAAACTTGTAAAGTAAAGGTTGCGTATGGACCGCCGCCATGTGACCCGATCACTGGTTCTTTCCATTGGCGAGATCGGACTTGTTTTATCAGACCTTTGTTGTCTGCACATTTCATTTGAGTCACATGTTGGAGAAAAAGGGAACCGGGCTTCGCGTGTAAAACAAGACGGAGGCCGAAGACGAGGTGGAGCGAGGCGCTGGATTAAATTTAGTCCAAATTCACGGCCCTGCCAGGTTATTTTGGTAGATGTTATTCAGCCTGATGCAATGCGATGATGTCAGCAGGGTTTGTGGCCAAAAAAACTGATAAAAACAATCATTCTAAAGTCAGGGATTGAACATAAAgcatgtaaaacaaaaacaaacactaatgtaatgcaactaacaattattttcatAACTTATTCATCTTCCTCTGTTAGTCCATAAACAGATTAAAACCCAAAGATATGCAGTTCTCGGTTGTGTCCTCAATCGCCCTTTTACTGCGGTTATTTGCGTGTTGACCGTGATAACCTACAATTAGTGCATTTTATACttgattgtattattattattatatattacaatACAACGACACAAGAGCTTTGCCACGCATACAAATCATAAGCTCACACAAGGAGAGTTAAGTATTTTCTTTGTTCCCTGAGGACTTTGTTTTCTGCTCGATGTGGCTGCAGCTTCCTAAAAACGTGATTAATCACCGCGTTATGAACGCACCACCAGGCGCGTGCTGCCTACCCTCTGCGCTGACGCAATGCTTTTGCGCACCACCTCCTTGATGTGCGTGTGCCCCTCGCTCGGCGGTTGCGTGTGCACGGTCACGCGCGTGACCCCTCGGTACGAGATGGAATCGGGCCAGCCGAGGTCCAGCTCCCCCACCGAGCCCTCCGAGCGGTCCGGCCAATACTGCAGCGACACCTCGCCGTCCCCTCCGAATTCCCCGGAGCCCGGCGTGAGGTTCCCGGGCCCGGGGTTCTCCAGCTTGTGGTGATGCTCGCCGCCGGGCCGGTAGGCCTCCGCCGTGCGCGCGATCCGCTCCAGCTCCGGTTCCGAGAGGAAGTCCCGCACGCCCTTCTCGCGGACGTGGTCCGCGAACGCATCGCGGCCGTCGGCGACCAGCACCTCGAGCGCCAGCCGCTGGTCCTCGCAGTAGAAGAACTCCGGCTTCCCCTCGCTCACGCGCGAGTTGACGTGGTGGTTGTCCAGACATTGGACCTGAGACAAAGCCATGGCCGCGATCGATGAGCCGTTAAGTAACAAAACCAATCTGACCCAGTTTCCAGTCGCCGGTTTCCAGAAGGGTCAAACTTTGAGCGGGTCATTCCGCTGcatggttcccccccccccgagcgcgGACTCTCGCGGTCTCAGGTGTTCTGGAAGGAGCACGCGCAGCCTCTCAGGTGTTGGTCGACCGGCGCTCCCACGTCCCGGGCGCCACGCCTCTCACCTGACGGCGGGGCCGGGAGGAGCCCGGCGGCGGGGGCCCGGCTCGGCGGCACCGCGGGGCACGGAAGGCAGCTGTCCCGGGTGGATGAGTGCGTGTCTGCTGCCTGTGAGTCAAACCCGACGTTGAGATGGAGAAATAAATCCTCCTTAAATGAACTGTGGGAactttcccctcttttttttgttgtttttttgccggTTCAAAGAACCCCGAAAAAAACggacaaaaacagacaaagtcAGTAACGTGGCGCGTACGTGTCTCGACTCGGTTCCCGAACCTCCCCCCCTCGAAAAAGTTCCTCCAGACAGAAGGTTCACGGAGGTCCGGTGCTCCGGTTCTCCGGAGTGCGCTGTGAACTCCCCGTAGCGTGTGTCTGCCTCGAGGGTTTCGGCAACGGAAGCCCCCGTCACCGGGGTTAGCGAGGCGGTGTCACCGGGGTTAGCGAGGCGGAATGTCCGGTAGTTGGGGAGGAAATGCGGGCTGTTGACTCCACCCTTCTTCTGCCGGGGCAgcggggagggagaaa
The sequence above is a segment of the Gasterosteus aculeatus chromosome 9, fGasAcu3.hap1.1, whole genome shotgun sequence genome. Coding sequences within it:
- the fam83gb gene encoding protein FAM83G isoform X1; amino-acid sequence: MALSQVQCLDNHHVNSRVSEGKPEFFYCEDQRLALEVLVADGRDAFADHVREKGVRDFLSEPELERIARTAEAYRPGGEHHHKLENPGPGNLTPGSGEFGGDGEVSLQYWPDRSEGSVGELDLGWPDSISYRGVTRVTVHTQPPSEGHTHIKEVVRKSIASAQRVIAVVMDVFTDVDIFRDLLDASYKRKVPVYIIIDVASVPCFLSMCGRADMHSGHLKNLRVRSCGGVEFFTRTAQKVRGSLSQKFLLIDGDRAISGSYSFTWSSSRLDRNLITVITGQAVETFDLEFCNLYLVSRGVSLNKVPMVDEPTPELVLYSAPAPVSAAVARKLVNPKYALVATGNYTSPTSSDQNSSNRNSQNPNGLKVMKKRLRHVVEEQPLHPGLAHLEKVYLIPYLPTWPEPDPPSDVIGFINIRDEKRANQVHLQRSERFETSQAIRFSAPLFLPAKTEEPSSSGDAKAAGGAEDPPGDTSADASAAVSPTGKQPKEKTHTAPNEDQTDATGSSEPPRQPSAPSTPVTRTPTAPSPPQVPPDAKPTNDDQQTPATEPVAPPIPKRRTLQLVIHPAPSEQPDQPQVSLMKMDQLDGSEGFAEKGAHEEPAPARGRMAPKDDGRDSGSTGEGSLDSVKVMCDRAANEAPSSNSTASEEEFYECTQSELSDPMVNGATTGSGRGHRLGDGVNVMARLSQSMLDLRQTSQSEEGSALIRQSQQLRQQGHRSPRRHIGQLFHTSKSPGRGPKVIIAKPGRFYRPNRPDVQVIGGHRYWQGQGIQRDHGQQRTEMRSSRSPRRHSPGYRKTDSASAQPVGEPSGLLGVSLSKLSNLRHLRARGGSSQKTAFESNKADR
- the fam83gb gene encoding protein FAM83G isoform X2 — protein: MALSQVQCLDNHHVNSRVSEGKPEFFYCEDQRLALEVLVADGRDAFADHVREKGVRDFLSEPELERIARTAEAYRPGGEHHHKLENPGPGNLTPGSGEFGGDGEVSLQYWPDRSEGSVGELDLGWPDSISYRGVTRVTVHTQPPSEGHTHIKEVVRKSIASAQRVIAVVMDVFTDVDIFRDLLDASYKRKVPVYIIIDVASVPCFLSMCGRADMHSGHLKNLRVRSCGGVEFFTRTAQKVRGSLSQKFLLIDGDRAISGSYSFTWSSSRLDRNLITVITGQAVETFDLEFCNLYLVSRGVSLNKVPMVDEPTPELVLYSAPAPVSAAVARKLVNPKYALVATGNYTSPTSSDQNSSNRNSQNPNGLKVMKKRLRHVVEEQPLHPGLAHLEKVYLIPYLPTWPEPDPPSDVIGFINIRDEKRANQVHLQRSERFETSQAIRFSAPLFLPAKTEEPSSSGDAKAAGGAEDPPGDTSADASAAVSPTGKQPKEKTHTAPNEDQTDATGSSEPPRQPSAPSTPVTRTPTAPSPPQVPPDAKPTNDDQQTPATEPVAPPIPKRRTLQLVIHPAPSEQPDQPQVSLMKMDQLDGSEGFAEKGAHEEPAPARGRMAPKDDGRDSGSTGEGSLDSVKVMCDRAANEAPSSNSTASEEEFYECTQSELSDPMVNGATTGSGRGHRLGDGVNVMARLSQSMLDLRQTSQSEEGSALIRQSQQLRQQGHRSPRRHIGCSTPPNRQVEDLKSSSPNRDVFIAPTDRMSR